Within the Merismopedia glauca CCAP 1448/3 genome, the region ATCATTGGAGATGATAATATCTTCCCCTGGCGTTGGAAAATCCGTCCCCCTGATTTTAATAACCTGCAAATTGTGCCTCAGTTACTCAAAGGCTTTAAAGTCGCGGATATTGTGACCATTTTGGGTAGTGTGGATGTAATTATGGGTTCGGTAGATAGATAGCTAAAAATTAGTTTGCTCTCCTTCCCCTTCATAGATTTGCGATCGCCAGACTGGAGTTTAGTCTAAACTCCAGTCTCGTCTTTGGGTTTAAAAAAGGTACATTAAGACGAGAGACGCAGCAATGCTACGTCTCTAAGGGTATTTCAGGTTTAATTCGCTATTTGGCATAATTATTCACCAAATTGGCGTAGTATTTTAGACTCGTTTTTCCAGATATTGCCCGATCATTTGCTGTTCGCCAGCACGAGAAATAATGGTTTGCCTGGTACGGTAGTTGTTCCCAATTAGTTTCAACTCTTCCTCAAACACAGAACCACTGTACTCTGTCCGCAAACACAAGGTTTCGGGGTTGGTAAAATAGTAGTGTGCCGTGACAGGTTTTGGGGTAGCAAACCCTCGATCGCGATACAAAACGTCTTCCAATGCCCCAAATATAGTAGATCCTTGAGACTGCTTTTTGCCTGTAACTGATTCTGTACTATGCCAAATCACTTCAGAGCCGCACACTAGATTCACTTCAGGATCTAAACTATGCATTTGAGCTAATTCCACCAATTCAGGGCTACCAAGGGGGAGAAATCGGATACTAATATCGCTGACGATTTCTTTGGCATCTCCATTGGGTAAGGTGTAATAGCGTCTTTGTGATCGCCATTGACCAACTGACTTTTGGAAAAAGACTTCGATCAGAGATTCTGCTGTAG harbors:
- a CDS encoding phycobiliprotein lyase produces the protein MRLELSQATAESLIEVFFQKSVGQWRSQRRYYTLPNGDAKEIVSDISIRFLPLGSPELVELAQMHSLDPEVNLVCGSEVIWHSTESVTGKKQSQGSTIFGALEDVLYRDRGFATPKPVTAHYYFTNPETLCLRTEYSGSVFEEELKLIGNNYRTRQTIISRAGEQQMIGQYLEKRV